Genomic DNA from Accipiter gentilis chromosome 9, bAccGen1.1, whole genome shotgun sequence:
CGGGTAAGACCCTAAATTATTTTGACTGTCTCCTAATATGTGAGGAAATATAATCTAAATGTCAAGGGTAGTTCTTTTGTCTCTCTTCCACTTACCTTCTTTAGTACACTGTGGTTGGAAGCCAATTTCACAGAAATTTAAAGGCATTACATAAACAGAGCTAGTTAAAACAAGCACCACATTGCACTGGGCAGAGGCAAAAAAGCACAGCACTGTGTGCCCACATGTAAAAATAATGCCCTAGTTAAAATGCTGTGGTTACAGTTAACAGTAGTTAGCAAGAATGATTATTGTATGTGGACTACTTTAACAACTCTGTAAATTCTGTTGCAGCTGCAATAAAGATGACACTGTGGTAACCTACCCACCACTTGAACACTATGGAAGATTCAAATTTAATGCCTTCAGGTTCCTGCAGAGCTCTCCATCTGTTTATCTCCAGTGTGATATTTTAATTTGTGacagcaaaaccccaaactctcGCTGTACTGAAGGCTGTATCTCCAGGCAAAAAAGAGCTATTTCTGCATACACGTGGAAAACTAATACCATAGTAGGACCCATCCGCCTGAAAAGAGATCTCAGGTCTGCTGATCACTCAGGTAAGAGGAATACATAAATTAAGACCCTGATTTAAGCTCTTCTTTGGTGTAAATCCGTTACCTTCGTTCCACTGATGAAATAAGTGAATTACACTAGTTCAAAACTAACGTGGCACCAGAGAAACAGGTTCAACAAAGCTTGTGTGAGATCACACAACAAAGTTTTGTGAGATCACAGAAATACCGTTCAAACCGACAGACTGATGGCTTTTTAGATTAAGGTGTGCCGTTCGAAGTAGAAAAAGCAGCATTCACTCCTAGTTATAAAAGCAGTGCATGCAGAATCTGACTATGTGTTCAGAAAAagttatgaaagaaaatatttcagattttcaaatGTGACAGTTTTTGATGAGGCATACAAAAGGACCAGGGCTCATTTCCCAAAGACACAGACTACTTAAAGAACGCATTCCAAATAAGAGCCAGGCTTTGTTACAACCCACGCATCTTCTAACAGTCCACTCAATTTCACTCAGTTTTACTTGTTGGTACTACAGAAAAGCAATGCCAGATGATAAACACAGATGACTTACTCCACACTAGGTTAAATCCTCACACTGTACATATTGCCTATTAGAACAAAAATATGACGAGGACAGCCACTGGAGCAGAACACAAAACCACCATGCTTTTAAATTAGAGCAGCAAAGCTGTTTAAGACAACTAAGCTTTAGTGCCCCCATCTGACATACTCTTTCGCACAATTTGCAGTCTGCTTTACAGTGGTCTAGATGAGTAGACAGCTAACATAGACTACAAAACatggaaaagctatttttaaaagcctgtattGGTACTCCCACTGTGCTCATTGTGCTTTTCTCAGGTGAAGCTTTGTGCTCAATAGAAGTTAGAACAATGTGCCATATGCTTTCAGGTGTCAGATCTAAGAAGTATTAATCACACTCTTAATAGcaataaacattttcttcctttttaaaataattattaaccTCTTTGAACTCTAGCAGCATTTTAAACATGTTCCCTTCTCTTTTAATAGTGAAAGACTTTGCATCCATATGCTAGAAACTGGATACACGAATAATGTGAAAAGGATGCAAGTGCAAATAAATCACACTCAAAGCATTATAAAATATAGATTAATTCTCACAGTATCTTTCATGatttacagaaaataatgagTTTTACCAAGGACCAGCTAGTAAACCATTAGAAGGGACAGAGTTAGAACAACAAGTTTCTTTGTTGCCCAGCTTTGCTTCAGCAATATGTCTCCCATCTATCCGGTTCTAAAGATAATGGCAGCACTGCTTGGCAGAAACTTGGCTACAGCAATAACAAAGAATCTGTTAACGTTGCAATGCTCTTCTGCGTGATTATTACAAATTTTTACAACTCTTCAGTACTACAGATTCAGAATTTGCAATTGGTGTGGGTCAACTCCTCAGAacagaaatatctgaaaaaaaatgcttgtttaaTTTTCATTGAAATGACATGGTATTCCAAACTCTGAACATCccactttattttttctctacGCAGAATCCCTCACTAAAACAGATCCTGAAGAAACCCTGAACCTGCAACAATACAACTTCTACACTCTTTCATTTGTGGttttaatttcaaatgttatCATTGTGGTAGCTGTGATACTAAAATACCACAATCGCCAAACAGGATACAGCTACCAAAAAATCCAGAGCTCATATTAACTACTTCAGGATATTCTGAATTTGCGTCAACTTCCATTCAGATTTGACACCcaaagaggggagagggaaaaaaccccaaaccaaacaaaaaaatcaataaactAACAGCCTTGGAACACAACAATGCTTGGAAAcacatttcaactttttttgtaattaaaacctcTCAACCTAGTACTCTATCTTAAATCACCGAGATGAAAAAGCATGTAAGTGTCTACATCAGGGAGGGTGTTTCTTATAAAGGAACTAAAAACTAACTTTACAGGTCTAAAGGGACTTGTAAAGTACAAGATAACTTAGgtccttttttcttcaaaaataaaaattatctttttatctttttgaatCACTCTGAAACTGCACCTGGCATGAGTTAAGCTGAGGGACAACCGCGAGATGTCTGTTCAAAGCAAACTACCCTCTCTTCAAAAATCTCCTCCTGTGGGATGCTACCATCAAGATCTGACAGTCTTCAAAAGACatcagttttcagaagaaaatactaGATAGACTAGATAAAGATACCGGATTGTACATGCCTATGGTGCTTGCTCAGTCAACACTTGCTTCCCCATCAACAGCTTTTGCTCAATGCATTTTAAGACACCGAATACAAACTAGGAGTTTACCATTAAGTCTCTATACAGTCCAAGTGAAAAGGTGCACCCCAGAATTCAAAGAGCAATAAAGAGAATGAAGAATGAAGCTTGACCTTCCACAAGAGGGACTTCCAAGTCACATTTCTACCTCCCCAAGTGACAGCAGAACTGATCCCAACAGGCTGAAGTAAATACGATGCAATAAGGCTAATTCTCTGGCCTAAGGCTGGTGAAATGCAGCAGATCCTACCTACCCCAGCACATTCTATCTGGCAAAAAAATCCCTTTGAGAGGAACCACGAATGAAGTACTTACATTTCTTAGGATAATGAAACACGGATAAATAGAAGTCTGCAAGTATACATTCATTTCAGTTGTTCCTGCATGGCTCAATTAACTAAGGAGGGAAAAAGTATATGACAGTCTTGTTTTAGGCATCACTTGAGGAGCCTAGATTCCTAACTTAGGTGCCTGTACAGCCAGCAAGGCTTTCAAAGTTAGCTCAAGTTAGCCTGTCTCTCTAAACCTGACTCCTTAAACAGTCTAAGTTCGGCAATGCCAGTACTACCCTTCCTCTTATAGATGGAGTAATAAACATCTTCACAGGAGTGCCgttaaaataaactaaaagcaCAAAAAACCTACATTCTGTTCTACTGGTAAcatgttacacacacacacaaaaaatcaagACAACAAAAAAGTGAACTGATTACACATAGGTAAAAAGATAAGCTGTAACTCAGTTTATTTAGAGTACTTCTCCATTGTTCGAACTGAAACTGGGAAACTGTTTCATACGGCTTTTAACAATGCTCTTTAAATAAATAAGCCACAAAGGGCATACAAAATTCttatatttaggaaaaaaccaCACATTCTTAAGAACTTTCATAAAACTAGCAAATGTGTACAATAGTGGATAGAATTACAGTAACAAAATGCAAGTCAACAACACTGAGGTTCTTTACAGTTGTAACTCCATAAATACTAAGCTTTGTAAAGTATAATTGCCTTTAAAGTACTTACACTGAAGTCCTATATCTATATACATCTATCTCTCTCCATTAGAGAACCCTTCGTTAGAATCATAGTGCGCTTGTGAAATTTTGTTTGGCTTTGAGTTCTGAACCAAGTCCATTAAAAGAACCATTTTGTTATCTATATGAGTCTGAAGAGCCTGGATTTGGCGATCAATATAGTCCATTAGTCTTTTCTCCATCAGATCCATATTTTTTGAGATAATCTTTTCCAAATAGGAGCAAATAGGCTGTTGTTCTACCCTGTGAAAAGAGCAAATATAAGAATAAGTATAACCTATTTCTTAACGGCAAGGAGCATGATAGAGATCTGGGCACTTGaacttcttttaaatttaaaatctcatttattaGATGATAAACTTCAGAAGGTATTAGGTTTTTAGCACAAGTAAAATACCTTGCCCACCTGCCACATTTTAAATCTCAGGAGGTTTTTTTAGAAACATGCTAGGGTATATAGCCATCTTCTTTCAACCTGATTTTTTCAAAGGCTCAGACAGCTTATTTATGTACGACAAAATCCATGCAACTCAACAGTATACACAGAGTTCAAATTCTGTCAGTATGGCAGACTTTATTCTTCTCAGCTGAAGTATTTCAAGAGTTATACAAACTATGCAAttctttatttttgcatctgcattctttaaaaatactgcGCTTTCCCAGGAGCTGGAGATATTCAGGCTTTGTTAGAACCCCAATTCCTACATCTTGCCATTTCTATTGCTCCTTAGGTATCAAACTGGGTGCTCTACTACTACGAAGTTTGCACTGTAAATGCCAACAAATGAGGAGGGACAGGAAAGATGGGTGGGATGAGATACACTGAATACAGCAGAAAGATCATGGCGCACAGtgtgaagaaaggaagagataAGAATTAGGAGGTAGAAGTagtcaaaatgaaaatgtaggAACATACAAGAAAGACAAACTAAATGTATATGAAATTGCAGAAAGAccatactttcttttttaaatcataaaatgTGAAATGGAGGCAAAAAAGACACAAACAGTTTAGTAACAAATTATGcgatttcttctgaaaaatctcctATATTCAAGCAGgtcatctgaaaaattaattgtAATCATGTTCATCGCCACACAGCCTTCAAAACCACATATTTTAAGATTCACAATTGCTGTTAATGAGAATAAAATGCTTACATGAtgatcttgtttattttttaaacttgtcaATAAATACAGTCAAACTACTACTTTAATAAGTTTACGAAACTTAACTTACCCAACACACTGGATGCCTTCCTCTTTAGTCACTGTATTTTTACCAAAATGCCTATCGCCATCTTTTAGCCGAAGACGATTTACCTGACTACataagttttgaagaaaaggaagaagcacCTGTGGATTAGCTACATTTGGGGTTTCGCTCACTTGTTCCTGCATATGCAAAGATCTCATGACTTTAAAATCATTTCTGAGGTCAACTGTATTTTGCTGGGTAGTAAGTCCATCAGAATCAAAAGTATTCCCTCTTTCGGGTACCTGTGTGTTCAGATCATGACTTATTTTTACGTCTTCACATATTGTTTCACTTGTTAACTGCTTTTTAACAGGCAAAGGTTCACTGACTGATTGATCTAGCAATGTCTGAATAGCTGCACTGCGCAATCCATCTATTGCGTGGTCACCTCCAAAGTCTGAATTTTTCCCAAAGATCCAATTAAGTTTGTCTCCAAGAGGTAGACTGTtctgatggaaagaaaaacaatacaatTAATATTTAAGTATTAAAATATACTGGAAATTATACAATAATAGCAATAGATACCTTACATCACAGCAGTAGAATGCTGAGTTATAAAGATTTTACAAGTAGTTCTGAATTCTATTCTTAGGAAAAAgcataggaaaatattttccctgtacATATTACGCATTAAGTATCTTGTCAGTTTCTAAGTAACAAAACAGTTTTACTGACTTCATTTTTGCCATGCTATGTCCCCAGAACAGAAAATTTTTAACATCAGATGGATTCAGGATTCTGCTGAAATAGCCTACTTTGCAGGACTAGAATCTAAATCAAATAAACAATCTGTAACAGCACGTTCCCTTTAGTTGAAGGTGACACCCTTTTAATAACCATAAAGGAGACAAACTGGCCCATCTAACCTACACCCCAGACATTACAGTGAACATGCCCACCATCCTTGACAAGCAGCGACAACGGAAACGAACAAAAGGAGAGTAGGGTGGCAGTGAAGTTTGAAACGATGATGACACAGAGTTTTTAACTCTGGACTTGATGTATGCACAGTGATTCCCTGAGTACACAATCTTTATTCACTGCCCTCATTTAAGGGTGGCAATAGTTAAACCAGGATTAAATTGGCAGAAAGgcaaatgggttaaaaaaaaataaaataaaaaaatcttcttcatCAAATCAGCTTAACCGTTACAGAAGGTATGGTCACAGACCAGTACTATTTATGTTTACGGAAAAGCAGAGTGACTTACTTTCTGCTGACATCGGACCATGTCCATGAGTTGCTGAGCACCTGGAGACAACTTAGATCCCATAGACTCCATTATAGTTTGCACTCTGTCTAGATCTATGCTTGAGCCTAGTGAAGGAAAATCAGTTGCTAGTTTTGCAGACACTGCTTTCACTTGAACAATTATTTTACTGATGAGTACTCTTTGTTTCTCACCAATGGAGAGCAGCTAttgcaagaagaagaaaaaatattttggttagggaaaaaatagtttcatgttttctttgtatGTATGGGACAATGCATTATTCTTTGAGTCTTGGGAAAAACAATGTTGAACTCTTTTCCAGGGAAATTAAGCCGATTTCTCCTTGCTAGAACTCTTTGGAAAATTCTGACTGTAACAGAGGTGGTCTGCATGACTCAAAGATAAACCAGGCCTTGATCTTCTAACCACTTAAGAGCAGTGGCCATACAGATTTTCATAAGTTTGTTTAACCCCATCAGAGTTAACAATTCTAATTACATAGCAACTGTTGATTATCTGCAGTTTATCTGGTTTAtgaagtttttttcctctaagactGTACTGTCTCTCTCGTATAAGTCTTCACAAGAAAAGTGTGATACAAATTTAAAAGGAGAACTCTGTCAAGACAAAGTACTACCTAAGAGATTTTTAAGTGATTATATGAAGCAATAAAGCGTATAAAAACAATAACTTGAGTAAGAGCAATGCAATTTAGTCAATTAAGTGATTAAAAAGacgaagaaaaataaaacaattctgtTCAACTCCCTACCTTAATTCtacaggaggcagcagggcaTTCAAACTTAAGGTACTTTTGGTATAAAGTAACCTTTTCAGTTTCgctagaaaaaataaaataaacgaGCTGTGACATCACTATATAAAGTACTTTTTTCTTTAGTAGAAATACTCTGTATCAGTAAATATTTAGATAAGAAACAAGAACGACTAGAACATATTTCTAATGCGGTATAGCAGTTTTAATGCTTCTATGCAACTTGTACAGAATCTTATCAGATACGTATGTAAAAAAGGATTTGTATGTGTACGTACATTATCTACTAGGGAAGCTTTTGAGGTTCAGTACGTTATTCACACATCTTCCCTGAGACTCTGAGTTGGCCGTTTTTATTTAGCTAATTAAGCAGCAGATGTGCCATGTAAcgacttaaaaacaaaacagaagacattGCTTTAATTCCCCTGGCAAAGCATGGAAGGAAGCattgaaggggaaaagaaattcttctttgttttttttattttctctcttgttctTAAAAGTGCGAGATGAGTATGTATCAAATAGACAGGAGATCTTTTGTAAAGATCAACTAAAATAGATCTGCTGAAGAGATGAGCAAATCTGTTGTCCAGAAAGACTGAACGATACAGAAATGTTGCACCTGCCCTAACTCCTTCTGTAGTCTTACCCAGCAGAATTTCAGAGTGGCACTTTATAACTTACTGAATTGAACGTTTCGCTaattacagaagaacaaaaaggtaACTAGCGTAACTGCAGCTTTTTATCTTTATCAAGGAGGCAGCATTCGCGCAAGCCACCTGTAACTGTGAGGAGAACACCAGGGTTATCCCAGGCGCCTGCAGTGCCTGTGCCCGTTCACCAGGTTTGCAGAGACCTTCCAGAAAGACCAAACCGGGTGGCTTTCGTGGTGCAGACATCAGGTCTTTACTAGTAGGAGCACCTTACAGATACACAGACAGAGAACGACGTTGCCAGTCAGAGAAGGGCCAGACGCTGTTAGGGACCCAGGAgcaacccccacac
This window encodes:
- the C9H10orf88 gene encoding ATPase PAAT, whose translation is MASGCAAEEAAAAIAAADPCCVAAGCSWPCAPPDGLARALCLRRDAGGGEASTEAVVVERRTGGGSEAPCELHLECRPAGAGEMVSVGILSEARNMEVYVGEEYCGTGRGESLGAARSPGETEKVTLYQKYLKFECPAASCRIKLLSIGEKQRVLISKIIVQVKAVSAKLATDFPSLGSSIDLDRVQTIMESMGSKLSPGAQQLMDMVRCQQKNSLPLGDKLNWIFGKNSDFGGDHAIDGLRSAAIQTLLDQSVSEPLPVKKQLTSETICEDVKISHDLNTQVPERGNTFDSDGLTTQQNTVDLRNDFKVMRSLHMQEQVSETPNVANPQVLLPFLQNLCSQVNRLRLKDGDRHFGKNTVTKEEGIQCVGVEQQPICSYLEKIISKNMDLMEKRLMDYIDRQIQALQTHIDNKMVLLMDLVQNSKPNKISQAHYDSNEGFSNGER